A stretch of DNA from Jatrophihabitans endophyticus:
CGCGGCACGCAGCGCGATCAGTTGCCCGATCGAGTCGACCCAGACGACGAGGAGGCTGAGCAGGCCGAAGAGCACGAGTCCCACCTGCAGGACGCGGCGGCGACCGAGCCGGTCCGCGGCCGATCCGGCCGACAGCAGCAGACCGCCGAAGACCAGGGAGTACGCGCCGGTCACCCACTGCAGCGCCGTGGTGCTGCCGCCGAGATCGCGGCCGATGGTGGGCAGGGCGATCCCCAGCAGGGTGTTGTCGACCATCTCGACGAAGAACGCCAGGCACAGCGCGAAGAGCGGGATCCATGCGGCACGCAGCGACGGATAGGTGCGCGTCGGCGCGGACGCGGTGGTGGTGGCGGCCATGGCCGGCCTCCTCTCGACTCAGGATGGAACGTCGTTCCACCCTCATGGTGGAACGTCATTCCAGGCTGTGTCAAGATGGCCGGGTGGACGCTGCCGTGGGCCGACCGTCGCGACGCGCGGACGCGCTGTCGCGCGAGCGGATCATCGCGGCCGCGATCACCATCCTCGACACCGAGGGCGAGCGCGCCCTGACGTTCCGCACCCTCGCGGCGACCCTCGCCACCGGTCCCGGTGCGATCTACTGGCACGTCGCGAACAAGAAGGAGCTGCTCGCGGCGGCGACGGACGCGCTCGTCGCCGAGGCCACCGGAGCCGGCCCGACGCGGGCCACGCCGCACGAGCGGATCCGCCGGGTCGCGCTCGGTCTCTTCGACACGATCGACGCGCATCCCTGGATCGGCTCGCAGCTCTCCCAGGAGCCCTGGCAGCTGGCGAGCATGCGCATCGTCGAGGCGCTCGGGCGTCCGCTGGACGATCTCGAGGTGCCGGCGGAACGTCACTTCCACGTGGTGACCGCGCTGGCGAGCTACGTCCTCGGCGCCGCGGCCCAGAACGCCGCGAACGCCCGGCACGCGCCCCGGGACACGGACCGCGACACGGCGTTGTCCGCCATCGCCCGGCAGTGGGCCGAGCTCGACGAGGCCGAGTTCCCGTTCGTGCGCCGGATCGCGGCACAGCTTCCCGGCCACGACGACCGCGAACAGTTCCTGGCCGGCATCGACCTCGTCCTCGGCGGCATCACCCGGGAGTGAGCCGCGCCGGTACCAGCGGGGCGGCAGCCGGCAGCTCAGCCGGGCGACGCGACGGTGACAGCCGGGCGCGGCCGCGTCAGACGCGAACGATCTCCGGGCCGCCGGCGAGTGCGATGACGTCGAAGTCGTCGTCCTGCGTGACGACGTCCATGCCGTTGGCGAGGGCGACGGCGGCGATCCACAGGTCGTTCACCTTGGCGCGGCGACCCAGCTCGGCGAGCCGCACCCGTAGCTCCGCCCACCGACGCGCCGCCTCGGCCGTGACGGGCAACGC
This window harbors:
- a CDS encoding TetR/AcrR family transcriptional regulator; protein product: MDAAVGRPSRRADALSRERIIAAAITILDTEGERALTFRTLAATLATGPGAIYWHVANKKELLAAATDALVAEATGAGPTRATPHERIRRVALGLFDTIDAHPWIGSQLSQEPWQLASMRIVEALGRPLDDLEVPAERHFHVVTALASYVLGAAAQNAANARHAPRDTDRDTALSAIARQWAELDEAEFPFVRRIAAQLPGHDDREQFLAGIDLVLGGITRE